In Thermanaeromonas sp. C210, the following proteins share a genomic window:
- a CDS encoding aldehyde ferredoxin oxidoreductase C-terminal domain-containing protein — MDVKILRIDLGGKTYGEERLEVEGPAGGRYLTSWIVREEVPPRCGSLSAENKLVLACGPLAGRGISSAGRLSVGCKSPLTGGIKEANAGGTAADALARLGLSAIVLEGQSPEWVILIIDGKEVSFLPAAPYLDKGNYEVARRLREEFGQEYAFITLGPAGERKLWASGVAVSDIYGRPSRIAARGGVGAVMGSKRVKAILLAAPQGETIRPADPARAMTAKKEFHRIIATSERAKVLAEYGTAETMGLVQALGALPTRNFREGRFEQADKIDGRALYNLIKERGGAGRHTERCMASCLIRCSNAVPGPDGREVVAPLEYETLGLMGSNLGVGDLDAIARWNYYCNDLGVDTIEVGAALGVMAEAGLARFGDVAGLEKIILEIYRGTLVGRLAGMGAAFCGLALGIERVPAVKNQAISAYDPRGVKGTGITYATSPMGADHTAGLTVFAPVDHHASTGQKELSYRMQLSRAAYDALGLCAFLLSATGPYPEKVSALLNAYYGTELGPDYLSQLGARVIALEVAFNREAGLPEAEEMPAFMREEKLGPYDLIWDIPSEELQDFWRDLPAL; from the coding sequence ATGGACGTCAAGATTCTGCGGATCGATCTCGGCGGAAAGACCTACGGCGAGGAAAGGTTGGAGGTTGAAGGGCCTGCAGGGGGGCGTTATCTGACGTCCTGGATAGTCCGGGAAGAAGTACCGCCCCGTTGTGGGTCGCTGTCGGCAGAGAACAAACTGGTACTGGCCTGCGGCCCCCTGGCGGGGCGGGGGATATCGAGTGCCGGGAGGCTGTCCGTAGGCTGCAAAAGCCCTCTGACCGGAGGCATCAAGGAGGCCAATGCGGGTGGTACCGCGGCGGATGCCCTGGCCCGCCTAGGCTTGAGCGCCATCGTCTTGGAAGGCCAATCGCCGGAGTGGGTAATCTTAATCATTGATGGAAAAGAAGTGAGCTTCCTTCCCGCTGCACCCTACCTGGACAAGGGTAACTACGAAGTCGCGCGGCGGCTTCGCGAGGAATTCGGCCAGGAATACGCTTTCATTACCCTGGGCCCGGCCGGCGAAAGGAAACTATGGGCTTCGGGGGTGGCCGTTAGTGACATATACGGCCGTCCGAGCCGCATAGCCGCCCGCGGCGGCGTCGGGGCGGTGATGGGAAGCAAGCGGGTAAAGGCCATCCTCCTTGCGGCACCGCAGGGTGAAACCATACGGCCCGCCGACCCTGCTAGGGCTATGACGGCGAAGAAGGAATTCCACCGCATTATAGCCACCAGCGAGAGGGCCAAAGTTCTGGCCGAATACGGCACGGCGGAAACCATGGGTTTGGTGCAGGCCCTGGGGGCCCTACCTACCCGAAATTTCCGGGAGGGCAGGTTTGAACAGGCGGACAAGATAGACGGACGTGCCCTGTACAACCTTATCAAGGAGCGGGGAGGCGCCGGGAGGCACACGGAGCGCTGCATGGCCTCCTGCCTGATCCGCTGTTCCAATGCCGTGCCGGGCCCCGACGGCAGGGAGGTGGTAGCCCCCCTGGAGTATGAAACCCTGGGGCTTATGGGATCCAACTTGGGAGTGGGTGACCTGGATGCCATAGCCAGGTGGAATTATTACTGCAACGACCTGGGAGTGGACACCATAGAGGTAGGAGCGGCTTTAGGGGTAATGGCCGAAGCCGGATTGGCCCGGTTCGGGGATGTGGCCGGCCTGGAGAAGATTATTTTAGAAATCTACCGGGGTACGCTGGTAGGCAGGCTGGCCGGTATGGGCGCTGCCTTTTGCGGGCTGGCGCTGGGTATAGAGCGTGTGCCGGCGGTAAAGAACCAGGCCATTTCGGCCTACGACCCCAGGGGAGTAAAGGGTACCGGCATAACCTATGCCACCTCGCCCATGGGAGCCGACCACACGGCGGGTCTCACCGTATTTGCGCCGGTGGACCATCATGCTAGCACCGGGCAAAAGGAACTCTCCTACCGGATGCAGCTCAGCCGTGCAGCTTACGATGCCTTAGGGCTTTGTGCCTTCTTGCTCTCGGCCACCGGGCCCTATCCCGAGAAAGTAAGTGCCCTGCTGAACGCGTACTACGGGACCGAGCTGGGGCCGGACTATCTCTCCCAGCTGGGGGCCCGGGTTATTGCCCTGGAAGTGGCCTTCAACCGGGAGGCCGGGCTGCCCGAAGCTGAGGAAATGCCGGCGTTTATGCGCGAAGAAAAACTGGGGCCTTATGATCTTATATGGGACATACCATCAGAAGAACTTCAGGATTTTTGGCGGGACTTGCCCGCCCTTTGA
- a CDS encoding iron-containing alcohol dehydrogenase family protein, with protein sequence MVHSFYLPTRLYFGTGARQKLAGFVGAQDRVIVITDEGLVKSGTAGKIEEVLAGTGARWEIFSEIQPNPRAATVENALEAARRFEATAVIALGGGSPMDVAKVVSVLLTNGGRLEEYQWEGKPFAVPGVPLYAVPTTAGTGSEVTQVAVIIDRNTKKGINSERLLPTAAFIDPELMITLPPFVTAITGMDALTHAVEALAARGSNPVTDAWAVEAIRLLGQSLRRAFAVGDDLKARESVALASTLAGAAMDQAGLGIVHALAGPLCSYYDIPHGLANAVLLPWGMEYNLVAVPEKYACVASLLGRKAGGDVRTEAKEAVGAVRQLLQDLELPGDLAAYLQQEEDIPRFAREAAAMFIARANPRPVTPAACEAILRKVFLKG encoded by the coding sequence GTGGTGCATAGCTTTTATCTGCCCACCAGGCTTTATTTTGGTACCGGTGCCCGGCAGAAGCTGGCGGGGTTCGTGGGAGCCCAAGACAGGGTAATAGTAATTACTGATGAGGGTTTAGTTAAGAGCGGTACGGCGGGGAAAATAGAGGAGGTCCTGGCCGGTACGGGTGCCCGCTGGGAGATCTTTAGCGAGATCCAGCCCAACCCGCGGGCTGCTACCGTAGAAAACGCCCTGGAGGCGGCGCGCCGGTTTGAGGCCACCGCGGTGATCGCCTTGGGCGGGGGCAGTCCCATGGATGTGGCCAAGGTGGTCAGCGTCCTCCTTACTAACGGCGGGCGGCTGGAGGAATACCAGTGGGAAGGGAAGCCCTTCGCCGTACCCGGAGTGCCCCTGTATGCAGTTCCCACCACTGCAGGTACGGGCAGCGAAGTTACCCAGGTAGCGGTAATAATCGATCGTAATACAAAAAAGGGTATCAACAGTGAGCGGCTCCTGCCGACGGCGGCATTTATAGATCCTGAACTCATGATTACGCTGCCCCCCTTTGTTACGGCCATCACCGGCATGGATGCCCTGACCCATGCCGTGGAAGCCCTGGCGGCCCGGGGAAGCAATCCGGTGACTGACGCGTGGGCTGTAGAAGCCATAAGGCTCCTCGGGCAAAGCCTGCGCCGGGCTTTTGCGGTGGGCGACGATTTAAAAGCCCGGGAAAGCGTGGCCCTGGCCAGTACCCTGGCAGGTGCGGCTATGGACCAGGCCGGCCTAGGTATCGTTCATGCCCTGGCCGGCCCCTTGTGCAGCTACTACGACATACCCCACGGCCTGGCCAATGCGGTGCTACTCCCGTGGGGAATGGAGTATAACTTGGTGGCCGTCCCGGAAAAGTACGCCTGCGTAGCTTCCCTGTTGGGCAGGAAGGCGGGGGGAGATGTGCGGACAGAGGCTAAGGAGGCCGTGGGAGCGGTGCGGCAGCTCCTTCAGGACCTGGAGCTGCCCGGTGACCTGGCGGCTTATCTGCAACAAGAGGAGGATATACCCCGGTTTGCCCGGGAGGCCGCGGCCATGTTCATCGCCCGTGCCAATCCCCGGCCCGTCACGCCGGCCGCCTGCGAGGCCATTCTGCGCAAGGTCTTCCTGAAGGGTTAG
- a CDS encoding sulfite exporter TauE/SafE family protein — MPGNLVSWFGAAIIVCLAAALQGITGFGFALISVPLLFLVYDPHTAVGINIIISFFSLLVLTIRVRQAVIRPAVLNLFFGSLVGIPLGVYIFLHFNVQELKLMTGIVTALCSLMLLRGVTIKNATGTLWERIIGSISGFLTGSIGMPGPPIILFLSNQHLPKERFRATSAAYFTLVYPASLLLLISLGGINAHVALTALTLIPFAVLGGYLGYRLFPLIPQAQFQRGVPLLVLGTAIYAVFTSLP; from the coding sequence ATGCCCGGGAACCTTGTTTCATGGTTTGGAGCGGCCATTATAGTATGCCTGGCCGCCGCCCTCCAAGGAATAACCGGTTTCGGATTTGCCCTTATATCCGTTCCCCTTTTATTCCTGGTTTACGATCCCCACACTGCAGTAGGAATTAATATCATTATTTCTTTTTTCTCCCTTCTCGTTTTGACTATACGCGTCCGCCAAGCAGTGATACGTCCCGCGGTATTAAATCTTTTTTTCGGCAGCCTGGTAGGCATACCTTTGGGAGTTTATATTTTTCTCCATTTTAATGTACAGGAATTAAAATTGATGACAGGCATCGTTACTGCCCTGTGTAGCTTAATGCTTTTAAGGGGTGTAACAATTAAAAATGCTACCGGTACGTTATGGGAGAGAATTATCGGTAGCATTTCCGGTTTCCTGACCGGAAGTATCGGCATGCCGGGACCGCCCATTATCCTGTTCCTAAGCAATCAGCATTTACCCAAAGAACGTTTCCGCGCCACTAGCGCTGCCTATTTCACCCTAGTATATCCTGCCAGCCTCCTGCTTTTGATCTCTCTGGGGGGCATTAATGCTCATGTCGCCCTAACTGCCCTTACCTTAATCCCCTTCGCCGTGTTAGGCGGATATTTGGGCTACCGCCTGTTTCCTTTAATACCCCAGGCCCAGTTCCAGCGCGGTGTACCCTTGCTGGTGCTGGGTACGGCAATTTATGCGGTTTTTACTTCACTGCCTTAA
- a CDS encoding DUF1786 domain-containing protein produces MYQEIKGEAALGERPVLALDIGGGTQDILLYTPGIPVEGCVQLVLPSPTVVAARRVRAATASTKAVWLKGTIMGGGAVVKALQEHLQEGLPVYAEPQAARTVRDNLEEVRQMGIRVGEEPEGEAVVVETRDLDLPLLARALAPYGVELPPLILVAAQDHGEAPAGVSNRAFRFQHWRNFVAAGGQIKELLYHQAPAYFTRLLAIQSSAPAGYEILVTDTAAAAIWGALADARVKQWAAEGVTVLNLGNQHTVGVLLEGERVWGLFEHHTALVDPSKLAAMVDLLQQGRLTNEQVYGDGGHGGVIDPGYRPRAAYRRVAVIGPQRGLARELGYYEAVPYGNMMLAGCFGLCLALQGKERDGAICS; encoded by the coding sequence GTGTACCAGGAGATTAAGGGCGAAGCGGCCCTGGGAGAGCGGCCTGTTCTAGCCCTGGACATCGGCGGCGGTACCCAGGACATTTTACTCTATACTCCTGGGATTCCGGTGGAGGGGTGCGTGCAGTTGGTGCTTCCATCCCCCACCGTGGTGGCAGCCCGGCGCGTCCGGGCGGCCACGGCCAGTACAAAGGCCGTGTGGCTGAAGGGCACTATAATGGGAGGCGGGGCGGTGGTAAAGGCCCTGCAGGAGCACCTGCAGGAGGGGCTGCCTGTTTATGCCGAGCCCCAGGCGGCGCGCACGGTGCGAGACAACCTGGAAGAAGTGCGGCAGATGGGCATCCGGGTAGGGGAGGAGCCGGAAGGAGAGGCTGTGGTAGTGGAAACGCGGGACCTGGATCTACCCCTCCTGGCTCGCGCCCTGGCTCCCTACGGAGTGGAACTGCCGCCTCTTATACTGGTGGCGGCCCAGGACCACGGAGAGGCACCTGCCGGAGTAAGCAACCGCGCCTTCCGGTTCCAGCACTGGAGGAACTTCGTTGCCGCCGGGGGCCAGATTAAGGAACTGTTGTACCACCAGGCGCCGGCTTACTTCACTCGCCTCCTGGCCATCCAGAGTTCCGCCCCGGCCGGGTATGAAATCCTGGTGACGGACACGGCCGCAGCTGCCATCTGGGGCGCCCTGGCTGACGCGCGGGTGAAACAATGGGCCGCGGAAGGAGTCACGGTACTCAATCTGGGCAACCAGCACACGGTGGGCGTCCTCCTGGAGGGAGAAAGGGTGTGGGGCCTTTTTGAGCACCATACCGCCCTCGTGGATCCTTCCAAGCTGGCGGCAATGGTTGACCTGCTGCAGCAGGGGAGGCTCACCAACGAGCAGGTGTACGGTGACGGAGGCCACGGTGGCGTCATCGACCCCGGCTACCGCCCCCGGGCGGCATACCGGCGGGTGGCGGTCATCGGTCCCCAGCGAGGGCTGGCGAGGGAGTTAGGCTACTACGAAGCCGTACCCTACGGCAACATGATGTTGGCTGGCTGCTTCGGCCTCTGTCTGGCCCTCCAAGGGAAGGAGAGGGACGGTGCAATTTGTAGCTGA
- a CDS encoding UvrD-helicase domain-containing protein: MQFVADFHIHSHYSRATSKEAKPEELYRWAVYKGVTVVGTGDFTHPAWREELKSKLEPAEEGLYRLKEELCRQLREAEGPGGPLAVLSPHSPVRFMVSGEISTIYKKGGRVRKIHHLILLPSLQAAEELSHRLEAIGNLASDGRPILGLDGRRLLEITLEVCPRALLIPAHIWTPHFSLLGANSGFDHIEECFEDLTGHICAVETGLSSDPPMNWRLSMLDRFALVSHSDAHSPRHLAREADIFDTELSYEAIYRALAEPGHPGLVGTLEFFPEEGKYHYDGHRACNVRWRPSQTREAGGVCPVCVRKVTVGVLHRVEELADREEGVRPSGVKHYESLVPLPEAIASALGVGVASKQVWQRYFSLLRRLGPELVVLRKAPLEEIEKIGGSLVAEAVRRIRAGEVEVLPGFDGEYGKIILLTPEERGAFPGQAALFEDSCQGAGPGTGGRKKTGRGTMGAPTSRAEAEERLALASREHPADVPFPETLPGSATGGRDLLACLNREQQAAVTAEEGPVIVIAGPGTGKTKTLVHRIAYLLGQRGVAPGQITAVTFTNKAASEIRQRVTELMGDIPGIEALTVGTFHSICMEILRNYRINNRSGAPALDREVTLLDEVDTRTVLEEILKEVPRPGRRDVLKIQRMISFLKSRGLSPLSHGVPEELRVIYKAYQDRMADYGVLDYDDVLLETLKLTKSCTDVYGQRFTHLLVDEFQDVNAVQYELVRLWAGKGRNLFVIGDPDQAIYGFRGADHRFFWKLKEDFPQAQTIRLSLNYRSTPVILRAASAVVGHNTGGPVAVRQGGPKIRHLEVPGEISEGIAIVREIGRLVGGTTMLQAHGQYAGPPGEDGLEAPGNLGFGDIAVLFRTSLQGEVLEECFLKEGIPYRVVGRESFLEDRTVRKVLSFFWCVVNPEDDFHLYRLLSTEPWKVSQGELRGIREAGARTGKPAWKIIEENLTGPNPKLLALKKNIEVYRSLAAIEPPAALMSRWIEEYEVEAKEPLKRLLRVASGFRDLFSFLRAIGAVREADLERRGENASSSEAVTLMTLHAAKGLEFPVVFIAGVEDGLIPLRGREDLPKEALEEERRLFYVGLTRAREVLVLVSALRRTLFGSKTFTEPSPFLLDIPPDCLERKKWAERVPTRSRTRGGACQQLTLF; the protein is encoded by the coding sequence GTGCAATTTGTAGCTGATTTTCATATCCACTCCCATTATTCCCGCGCTACCAGTAAGGAGGCCAAGCCGGAAGAACTATACCGCTGGGCGGTCTATAAAGGTGTGACCGTGGTGGGGACGGGCGATTTTACCCATCCGGCCTGGCGCGAGGAACTAAAGAGCAAGCTGGAGCCCGCCGAGGAGGGTCTTTACCGGCTTAAGGAGGAGTTATGCCGGCAGCTAAGGGAAGCCGAAGGCCCGGGAGGTCCCCTGGCGGTTCTGTCCCCGCACTCCCCGGTGCGGTTTATGGTTTCCGGCGAGATCAGTACCATCTATAAAAAGGGCGGACGGGTGCGTAAAATCCACCATCTCATTCTTTTGCCCAGCCTGCAAGCGGCCGAGGAACTCAGCCACCGGCTGGAGGCTATAGGTAACCTCGCCTCCGACGGACGCCCCATCCTGGGCCTGGACGGACGGCGGCTGCTGGAGATTACCCTGGAGGTTTGTCCCCGGGCCCTTTTGATACCTGCCCATATCTGGACTCCCCATTTTTCCCTCTTAGGGGCCAATTCGGGGTTCGACCATATAGAGGAATGTTTTGAGGACCTCACGGGCCATATTTGTGCGGTGGAAACCGGCCTTTCTTCGGACCCGCCCATGAACTGGCGTTTGTCCATGCTGGACCGTTTCGCCCTGGTTTCCCATTCGGACGCCCATTCCCCCCGCCATTTGGCCCGGGAAGCCGACATCTTCGATACCGAGCTTTCTTACGAGGCTATCTACCGGGCTCTCGCGGAACCCGGACACCCCGGTCTGGTGGGCACCCTGGAGTTTTTCCCGGAAGAAGGTAAGTATCATTACGACGGGCACCGGGCCTGTAATGTCCGCTGGAGGCCCTCCCAGACCCGGGAGGCCGGAGGGGTGTGCCCCGTATGCGTCCGGAAGGTCACGGTAGGGGTTTTGCACCGGGTGGAAGAGCTGGCCGATAGGGAAGAGGGGGTTAGGCCTTCGGGGGTGAAGCATTACGAGAGCCTTGTTCCCCTGCCGGAGGCAATCGCCTCCGCTCTGGGAGTAGGCGTGGCCTCTAAACAAGTCTGGCAGCGTTATTTCTCCCTCCTCCGCCGGCTGGGCCCGGAACTGGTCGTTTTGCGGAAAGCTCCCCTGGAAGAGATAGAAAAGATCGGTGGGAGCCTGGTAGCCGAAGCCGTACGGCGGATAAGGGCAGGCGAAGTGGAGGTTTTACCCGGCTTTGACGGGGAGTACGGCAAGATAATTTTACTTACGCCGGAAGAAAGAGGGGCGTTTCCCGGCCAGGCTGCCCTCTTTGAGGACTCCTGCCAGGGGGCGGGTCCGGGAACCGGCGGTCGTAAGAAGACCGGCCGGGGTACGATGGGTGCCCCGACCAGCCGGGCGGAAGCCGAGGAGAGACTGGCCCTGGCCTCGCGGGAACATCCTGCGGACGTGCCCTTCCCGGAGACCCTTCCGGGGTCGGCGACCGGAGGGCGAGACCTTTTGGCCTGCCTTAACCGGGAACAGCAGGCGGCAGTCACCGCCGAAGAAGGGCCGGTTATCGTAATTGCCGGCCCGGGTACGGGCAAGACCAAAACCCTGGTACACCGCATCGCTTATCTCCTGGGTCAACGGGGTGTGGCCCCGGGACAGATCACTGCCGTCACCTTTACCAATAAGGCGGCTTCCGAGATCCGCCAGCGCGTAACGGAGCTTATGGGCGATATCCCGGGAATTGAGGCTTTAACGGTGGGGACCTTCCACAGTATTTGTATGGAAATACTTCGGAATTACCGGATAAATAATCGTAGCGGGGCCCCAGCCCTTGATCGCGAGGTAACCTTGCTGGATGAAGTGGACACTCGCACCGTTCTGGAGGAAATCCTGAAAGAGGTCCCGCGTCCCGGGCGCCGGGATGTACTGAAGATCCAGCGGATGATTTCCTTTCTCAAAAGCCGGGGCCTTAGTCCTTTATCCCATGGAGTTCCGGAAGAACTACGCGTAATTTATAAGGCCTACCAGGACAGAATGGCAGATTATGGTGTCCTGGATTACGATGATGTTCTCCTGGAGACCCTTAAGCTGACGAAAAGTTGCACCGACGTTTATGGGCAACGTTTTACCCACCTGCTGGTAGATGAATTTCAGGATGTTAATGCCGTCCAGTACGAGTTGGTCAGGCTCTGGGCCGGGAAGGGGAGGAATCTTTTTGTCATAGGCGACCCGGACCAGGCTATTTACGGCTTCAGGGGGGCAGACCACCGGTTTTTCTGGAAGCTCAAGGAGGATTTCCCCCAAGCCCAGACCATACGGCTTTCCTTGAATTACCGCTCTACTCCCGTCATCCTCCGGGCTGCTTCGGCGGTGGTGGGGCACAACACGGGAGGTCCGGTGGCCGTAAGGCAGGGCGGCCCGAAGATCCGGCACCTGGAGGTACCCGGTGAGATTTCCGAAGGAATAGCTATTGTAAGGGAAATTGGCCGGCTGGTGGGCGGTACCACCATGTTGCAGGCCCATGGCCAGTATGCGGGGCCTCCCGGGGAAGATGGCCTGGAAGCCCCGGGAAACCTGGGCTTTGGAGATATAGCAGTGCTCTTCCGCACGAGCCTGCAAGGTGAGGTCCTGGAGGAGTGCTTTTTAAAGGAAGGGATACCTTACCGGGTGGTGGGTCGGGAAAGCTTTCTGGAAGACCGCACCGTGCGGAAGGTACTGTCCTTCTTCTGGTGCGTGGTCAATCCCGAAGACGATTTTCACCTCTATCGCCTGTTGAGCACCGAACCCTGGAAGGTGAGTCAGGGGGAGCTAAGGGGAATCCGGGAGGCCGGAGCCCGGACGGGGAAGCCGGCCTGGAAAATCATAGAGGAGAATCTGACGGGGCCCAATCCCAAACTGCTAGCCCTTAAAAAGAATATAGAGGTCTACCGCTCCTTGGCGGCTATAGAACCTCCAGCAGCTTTGATGTCCCGGTGGATAGAGGAATATGAAGTTGAAGCAAAGGAGCCCCTTAAGCGGCTGCTGCGGGTGGCTTCCGGGTTCCGCGATCTTTTTTCCTTTCTGCGGGCGATTGGAGCCGTCCGGGAAGCCGATTTAGAACGCCGGGGGGAAAACGCCTCATCGTCGGAGGCGGTTACCCTGATGACCCTCCATGCCGCCAAGGGGTTGGAGTTCCCTGTAGTATTTATTGCCGGGGTAGAAGATGGGCTCATCCCACTCCGGGGCAGAGAAGATCTCCCGAAAGAAGCCCTGGAGGAGGAACGTCGTCTCTTTTATGTAGGGCTGACCCGGGCGCGGGAGGTGCTTGTCCTGGTATCCGCCTTGAGAAGGACCCTTTTCGGGTCTAAAACTTTTACCGAACCTTCTCCCTTCTTGCTGGATATACCGCCCGATTGCCTGGAGAGAAAGAAGTGGGCGGAACGAGTGCCTACTAGAAGCCGGACCCGGGGAGGCGCCTGTCAGCAACTAACCCTGTTTTGA
- a CDS encoding decaprenyl-phosphate phosphoribosyltransferase, translating to MSSVETGSLVTASQRRLWYYLFLSLRPKQWTKNTFIFAALLFSRQLLEVPLLLRTLQAFAIFCSLSGAVYLLNDIADRERDRLHPRKCLRPLAAGLISPWQAGTAAAFLLVVSLTWAFWLGWQVGVISLAYAALVIVYSFYFKNVVIVDVFVVAFGFVLRVLAGAASIQTRVSAWLLVSITLLALFLAFGKRRHELASLESASEHRGILAYYTLPLLDQLIATVTSSTVVVYALYTSLGTENHSLMLTIPLVLFGICRYLYLLYSHQGGGEPETLILQDKPLAATILLWVVSCFFLLYYG from the coding sequence ATGAGTTCTGTGGAAACCGGCAGCCTAGTCACGGCATCCCAGCGAAGATTATGGTACTACCTATTCCTCAGCCTCCGGCCCAAACAGTGGACCAAAAACACCTTCATCTTCGCCGCCCTGTTGTTTTCCCGGCAGCTGCTGGAAGTCCCCCTGCTGCTGCGCACCCTCCAGGCCTTTGCCATTTTCTGCTCCCTCTCCGGGGCGGTGTACCTCCTCAACGACATAGCAGACCGGGAAAGGGATCGCCTGCACCCCCGCAAATGTCTCCGGCCCCTGGCGGCAGGCCTTATCTCGCCCTGGCAGGCGGGAACGGCGGCCGCCTTTCTCCTCGTAGTTAGTTTAACCTGGGCCTTCTGGCTGGGATGGCAGGTGGGAGTGATAAGCCTTGCCTATGCCGCCCTGGTCATAGTTTACTCCTTCTACTTCAAGAACGTAGTTATCGTCGATGTATTTGTAGTAGCCTTCGGCTTCGTACTGCGGGTACTGGCCGGAGCTGCCTCTATCCAGACCCGGGTTTCGGCCTGGCTCCTGGTATCCATCACCCTCCTGGCCCTTTTCCTGGCCTTCGGCAAGAGGCGCCACGAGCTGGCCTCCCTGGAGAGCGCCAGCGAACACAGGGGTATCCTGGCGTATTATACTCTCCCCCTTCTGGACCAGTTAATTGCCACCGTCACCTCTTCTACGGTGGTGGTATACGCCCTTTATACTTCCCTGGGCACCGAAAATCATTCCCTGATGCTCACCATACCCCTGGTCCTCTTCGGCATATGCCGCTACCTCTATCTCCTGTACTCCCACCAGGGCGGGGGCGAACCCGAAACCCTAATACTGCAGGATAAACCGCTGGCCGCCACCATCCTGCTGTGGGTAGTCTCCTGCTTTTTCCTCCTCTACTATGGCTGA
- a CDS encoding (2Fe-2S)-binding protein translates to MRRFNLKVNGREIQVQAPPGITLLELLREYLSLTGTKEGCGKGECGACTVLVDGMAVNACLFPAAKAEGREVTTIEGLARGEELHPLQEAFISEGAVQCGFCTPGMIMSAKALLDREPHPSREQIKEALSGNLCRCTGYVKIVQAVEKAAEALAQEKC, encoded by the coding sequence ATGCGGCGGTTTAACCTGAAGGTTAATGGTCGAGAGATACAGGTACAGGCCCCGCCGGGCATTACTCTCCTGGAATTGCTGCGGGAATATCTATCCTTGACCGGGACCAAGGAGGGATGCGGTAAGGGCGAATGCGGTGCCTGTACCGTCCTCGTGGACGGGATGGCGGTGAATGCCTGCCTGTTTCCGGCTGCCAAGGCGGAAGGCAGGGAGGTGACCACCATCGAGGGCCTGGCCCGGGGAGAGGAACTACACCCCCTGCAGGAGGCCTTTATCTCGGAGGGGGCAGTGCAGTGTGGCTTTTGCACTCCAGGCATGATTATGAGCGCTAAGGCCCTGCTGGATCGGGAGCCCCATCCCTCCCGGGAGCAGATTAAGGAAGCCCTTTCGGGTAATCTCTGCCGCTGCACGGGGTATGTGAAAATCGTCCAGGCCGTGGAGAAGGCGGCCGAAGCCCTGGCACAGGAAAAATGCTAG
- the ssnA gene encoding putative aminohydrolase SsnA: protein MLIVGNGPVLTLDPSNPYYPEGAVAVEGDRIVALGPTSQLRQQYPEAEFLDAGGKFIMPGMTNTHMHLYSTFARGMALKDAPPTNFLEILERLWWRLDKALTLEDVYYSALLPLIDCIKSGTTTILDHHASPRAVRGSLEAIARAAREAGVRTSLAYEVSDRDGADIARQGIEENVEAIKKYRLGGGLLSATFGLHASFTLSDETLAACREAARELNCGFHIHVAEGIQDVEDSMARSGKRVVERLAHHGILGPKTIAAHCVHVTEREIAILKETGTFVVHNPESNMGNAVGCAPVGEMLAAGVTVGLGTDGYTCDMFESLKVANVLRKFTSGDPGAGWTEIPAMAFTNNSRILEAFFPRPLGRLVPGAYADIILVDYVPPTPFTADNWYGHLLFGFHGGLVDTTIIGGKVLMRGRKLLHLDEEAIAARARELAAKLWERF, encoded by the coding sequence ATGCTTATAGTAGGTAACGGTCCTGTCCTGACCCTGGATCCCTCTAATCCCTATTATCCGGAAGGTGCGGTGGCCGTCGAAGGCGACCGGATAGTGGCCCTCGGTCCTACTTCCCAGCTGAGGCAACAATACCCGGAAGCGGAATTTCTGGATGCCGGGGGCAAATTCATCATGCCCGGTATGACCAATACCCACATGCACCTTTACAGCACCTTTGCCCGGGGCATGGCTTTAAAGGATGCCCCTCCCACCAATTTCCTGGAAATCCTTGAGCGGTTGTGGTGGCGGCTGGATAAAGCCCTCACCCTGGAAGACGTTTATTACAGTGCCCTGCTGCCCTTGATCGACTGTATCAAAAGCGGGACTACCACCATTTTGGACCACCATGCCAGCCCGCGGGCCGTAAGGGGGAGCCTGGAGGCTATTGCCCGGGCGGCGCGAGAGGCGGGTGTTCGTACCTCCCTGGCCTACGAAGTTTCCGACCGGGACGGGGCAGACATCGCCCGCCAGGGGATCGAGGAGAACGTGGAAGCCATTAAGAAATACCGGCTCGGAGGAGGTCTGCTTTCCGCCACCTTCGGCCTCCACGCTTCTTTCACCTTGTCCGACGAGACTCTGGCCGCCTGCCGGGAAGCCGCCCGGGAACTCAACTGCGGCTTCCATATCCACGTAGCGGAGGGCATCCAGGACGTAGAAGATTCCATGGCGCGCTCGGGCAAGCGGGTGGTGGAGCGCCTCGCCCACCACGGCATTCTGGGTCCCAAGACCATCGCGGCCCACTGTGTCCATGTAACCGAAAGGGAAATCGCCATCCTCAAAGAAACCGGCACCTTCGTGGTCCACAATCCGGAATCCAACATGGGCAACGCCGTGGGCTGCGCTCCGGTGGGAGAGATGCTGGCCGCGGGGGTCACGGTAGGACTGGGAACCGACGGCTACACTTGCGACATGTTTGAATCCCTTAAGGTGGCCAACGTCCTGCGCAAGTTTACCAGCGGGGACCCCGGCGCCGGGTGGACGGAAATACCGGCCATGGCCTTCACTAACAACAGCCGGATACTGGAGGCCTTCTTCCCCCGTCCTCTGGGACGCCTGGTTCCCGGGGCATACGCGGATATTATTCTAGTGGACTATGTACCGCCTACGCCCTTTACCGCAGATAACTGGTACGGCCATTTGCTCTTCGGCTTCCATGGAGGGCTCGTGGATACTACCATTATCGGTGGTAAGGTCCTCATGCGCGGGCGGAAGCTTCTCCACCTGGATGAGGAGGCCATCGCGGCCCGAGCCAGGGAACTTGCGGCCAAACTGTGGGAACGCTTCTAA